DNA from Nitrososphaerales archaeon:
GATAGAACAATTGAACTGATAAACATTCTTGGTGCATAGGATGAAGGAGATCCCTATAAACATGCCCTTTTTCGATAAGAGAGAGGTGAGCGAAGTAAAGAAGGTCATTGAGGAAGGGAATCTAACGAGCTCTACTTTTCAGGGAGGCAATAGGGTTAGAGAAGTAGAGTCGATGTTTTGCAAGTTTGTTGGCACGAAGTATACTGCTGCATTAAATTCAGGCACGTCAGCACTACAAGCGTCACTCATGGCTCTTGGAATAGGTAAGAATGATGAAGTGCTATTACCATCCTTTACCTTCGTTGCTACTGCAAACGCTGTACTTGCTGTGGGTGCCATTCCTGTCTTCGTTGATATAAAGAAAGACGATTACACAATGGACCCAGAAGATCTTGAAGATAGAATTACTGATAATTCTAAAGCCATAATTCCAGTGCATCTGTACGGTCACGTGGCAGACATCAGGAGAATAATGGAGATTGCTAACAAGAATTCTCTTTATGTTATAGAGGATGCATGCCAATCGCTGGGATCAACACTACATGGTAAACAAACAGGTTCGTTTGGCGATATAGGATGCTTCAGCTTCTATGCGAGCAAGGTGATAACTTCTGGCGAAGGAGGTGCTGTTGCTACAAATAGCAAAGAACTTGTAGATAAGATAAAAATGATTAGGAACCATGGCATGTTTAACGGATATGACACAAGAATACTTGGCCTTAACTTTCGCATGACTGAAATATGCGCTGCGATAACAAAAGTGCAGTTAAAAAAGGTAGAAAAGATTCTACAAATACGAAGGAAGAACGCAACGACTTTAACAAAAATGCTTTCCGATCTTGATATAGTACTTCCAAGAGAAGGAGATGGCTCTAGATACAACTGGTACCTCTATACAATAGCTCTCGACAATAGAGATGTCACAATGAAGAAACTGAATTCAATGGGCATAGGTGCAACCGCTTACTACAAAACACCTACACATAGAACACCCTTCTATTCCATCTATCGTGTAAACCTGCCAAACACCGAATGGGCAGCGGATCACGTGTTATCCCTTCCCGTGCATCCGTCGGTAAGTGTGCAGGATATAGGATATATCGTTGATGCGGTAAGGAAGGTTCTGAATGCAGAAAAACGAAATTGAAGGGGTTAG
Protein-coding regions in this window:
- a CDS encoding DegT/DnrJ/EryC1/StrS family aminotransferase, whose protein sequence is MKEIPINMPFFDKREVSEVKKVIEEGNLTSSTFQGGNRVREVESMFCKFVGTKYTAALNSGTSALQASLMALGIGKNDEVLLPSFTFVATANAVLAVGAIPVFVDIKKDDYTMDPEDLEDRITDNSKAIIPVHLYGHVADIRRIMEIANKNSLYVIEDACQSLGSTLHGKQTGSFGDIGCFSFYASKVITSGEGGAVATNSKELVDKIKMIRNHGMFNGYDTRILGLNFRMTEICAAITKVQLKKVEKILQIRRKNATTLTKMLSDLDIVLPREGDGSRYNWYLYTIALDNRDVTMKKLNSMGIGATAYYKTPTHRTPFYSIYRVNLPNTEWAADHVLSLPVHPSVSVQDIGYIVDAVRKVLNAEKRN